A region of Anopheles merus strain MAF chromosome 2R, AmerM5.1, whole genome shotgun sequence DNA encodes the following proteins:
- the LOC121590633 gene encoding elongation of very long chain fatty acids protein AAEL008004 isoform X1: MALIMKYIDSMHHYMDKYGDPRTKEWPLMSSPLPTLALCLGYVYLVKVLGPRLMENRKPFQLKNTLIVYNFVQVVFSAWLFYEIGVSGWLTGHYNFRCQPVDYSNHPKTLRMVHACWWYYFSKFTEFFDTFFFVMRKKSSQVSTLHVIHHGCMPMSVWFGVKFTPGGHSTFFGLLNTFVHIVMYTYYLFTALGPQFQKYLWWKKYLTALQMVQFVLIMVHAFQLLFIDCNYPKAFVWWIGMHAVMFFFLFNEFYQNTYKVQKQKRVAAAAAKKREAELLLLQQQQQQQQNGHVANGSANGTLSNGTGNKAADYYVRGDLPAEMELTQRPANTHTAAQ; the protein is encoded by the exons ATGGCCTTAATTATGAAATACATTGACAGTATGCATCACTACATGGACAAATACGGAG ATCCCCGGACGAAAGAATGGCCACTGATGTCGTCGCCGCTCCCTACCCTAGCACTATGTTTAGGATATGTGTACTTAGTTAAA GTTCTGGGCCCAAGGCTAATGGAAAACCGCAAACCCTTCCAGCTCAAAAACACCCTCATAGTGTACAACTTCGTTCAAGTCGTGTTCAGTGCCTGGTTATTCTATGAG ATTGGTGTATCGGGTTGGCTAACGGGACATTATAACTTCCGATGCCAGCCAGTCGACTATAGTAACCACCCCAAAACGCTGCGG ATGGTGCATGCCTGCTGGTGGTACTACTTCTCCAAATTCACCGAGTTCTTTGACACG TTCTTCTTTGTGATGCGCAAAAAGAGTAGTCAAGTGTCTACACTGCACGTCATTCACCACGGATGTATGCCAATGTCGGTGTGGTTCGGTGTTAAGTTCACTCCAG GCGGTCACAGCACATTCTTCGGCCTGTTGAACACGTTCGTACACATAGTAATGTATACGTACTATCTGTTTACTGCCCTCGGACCGCAATTCCAGAAATACCTGTGGTGGAAGAAATATCTAACCGCCCTTCAGATG GTTCAATTCGTCCTGATTATGGTACACGCTTTCCAACTGCTGTTCATCGACTGCAACTACCCGAAAGCTTTCGTCTGGTGGATCGGAATGCACGCTGTGATGTTCTTCTTCCTGTTCAACGAGTTCTACCAGAACACATACAAAGTTCAAAAG CAGAAGAGGGTCGCGGCCGCTGCCGCCAAGAAGCGAGAAGCTGAACTGCTTCTgctacaacaacagcagcagcaacagcagaatgGCCACGTTGCCAACGGTAGCGCCAACGGTACGCTCAGCAATGGCACCGGCAACAAGGCGGCCGACTACTACGTCCGTGGCGACCTTCCCGCCGAGATGGAACTGACACAACGGCCGGCGAACACGCACACGGCAGCCCAATAA
- the LOC121590633 gene encoding elongation of very long chain fatty acids protein AAEL008004 isoform X2: MALIMKYIDSMHHYMDKYGDPRTKEWPLMSSPLPTLALCLGYVYLVKVLGPRLMENRKPFQLKNTLIVYNFVQVVFSAWLFYECLMGGWWGEYSFRCQPVDHGTTGRAMRMVHACWWYYFSKFTEFFDTFFFVMRKKSSQVSTLHVIHHGCMPMSVWFGVKFTPGGHSTFFGLLNTFVHIVMYTYYLFTALGPQFQKYLWWKKYLTALQMVQFVLIMVHAFQLLFIDCNYPKAFVWWIGMHAVMFFFLFNEFYQNTYKVQKQKRVAAAAAKKREAELLLLQQQQQQQQNGHVANGSANGTLSNGTGNKAADYYVRGDLPAEMELTQRPANTHTAAQ, translated from the exons ATGGCCTTAATTATGAAATACATTGACAGTATGCATCACTACATGGACAAATACGGAG ATCCCCGGACGAAAGAATGGCCACTGATGTCGTCGCCGCTCCCTACCCTAGCACTATGTTTAGGATATGTGTACTTAGTTAAA GTTCTGGGCCCAAGGCTAATGGAAAACCGCAAACCCTTCCAGCTCAAAAACACCCTCATAGTGTACAACTTCGTTCAAGTCGTGTTCAGTGCCTGGTTATTCTATGAG TGTTTGATGGGCGGCTGGTGGGGCGAGTACAGCTTCCGTTGCCAGCCTGTGGATCACGGTACTACAGGACGCGCGATGAGA ATGGTGCATGCCTGCTGGTGGTACTACTTCTCCAAATTCACCGAGTTCTTTGACACG TTCTTCTTTGTGATGCGCAAAAAGAGTAGTCAAGTGTCTACACTGCACGTCATTCACCACGGATGTATGCCAATGTCGGTGTGGTTCGGTGTTAAGTTCACTCCAG GCGGTCACAGCACATTCTTCGGCCTGTTGAACACGTTCGTACACATAGTAATGTATACGTACTATCTGTTTACTGCCCTCGGACCGCAATTCCAGAAATACCTGTGGTGGAAGAAATATCTAACCGCCCTTCAGATG GTTCAATTCGTCCTGATTATGGTACACGCTTTCCAACTGCTGTTCATCGACTGCAACTACCCGAAAGCTTTCGTCTGGTGGATCGGAATGCACGCTGTGATGTTCTTCTTCCTGTTCAACGAGTTCTACCAGAACACATACAAAGTTCAAAAG CAGAAGAGGGTCGCGGCCGCTGCCGCCAAGAAGCGAGAAGCTGAACTGCTTCTgctacaacaacagcagcagcaacagcagaatgGCCACGTTGCCAACGGTAGCGCCAACGGTACGCTCAGCAATGGCACCGGCAACAAGGCGGCCGACTACTACGTCCGTGGCGACCTTCCCGCCGAGATGGAACTGACACAACGGCCGGCGAACACGCACACGGCAGCCCAATAA
- the LOC121590633 gene encoding elongation of very long chain fatty acids protein AAEL008004 isoform X3 — MALIMKYIDSMHHYMDKYGDPRTKEWPLMSSPLPTLALCLGYVYLVKVLGPRLMENRKPFQLKNTLIVYNFVQVVFSAWLFYEIGVSGWLTGHYNFRCQPVDYSNHPKTLRMVHACWWYYFSKFTEFFDTFFFVMRKKSSQVSTLHVIHHGCMPMSVWFGVKFTPGGHSTFFGLLNTFVHIVMYTYYLFTALGPQFQKYLWWKKYLTALQMVQFVLIMVHAFQLLFIDCNYPKAFVWWIGMHAVMFFFLFNEFYQNTYKVQKKRVAAAAAKKREAELLLLQQQQQQQQNGHVANGSANGTLSNGTGNKAADYYVRGDLPAEMELTQRPANTHTAAQ, encoded by the exons ATGGCCTTAATTATGAAATACATTGACAGTATGCATCACTACATGGACAAATACGGAG ATCCCCGGACGAAAGAATGGCCACTGATGTCGTCGCCGCTCCCTACCCTAGCACTATGTTTAGGATATGTGTACTTAGTTAAA GTTCTGGGCCCAAGGCTAATGGAAAACCGCAAACCCTTCCAGCTCAAAAACACCCTCATAGTGTACAACTTCGTTCAAGTCGTGTTCAGTGCCTGGTTATTCTATGAG ATTGGTGTATCGGGTTGGCTAACGGGACATTATAACTTCCGATGCCAGCCAGTCGACTATAGTAACCACCCCAAAACGCTGCGG ATGGTGCATGCCTGCTGGTGGTACTACTTCTCCAAATTCACCGAGTTCTTTGACACG TTCTTCTTTGTGATGCGCAAAAAGAGTAGTCAAGTGTCTACACTGCACGTCATTCACCACGGATGTATGCCAATGTCGGTGTGGTTCGGTGTTAAGTTCACTCCAG GCGGTCACAGCACATTCTTCGGCCTGTTGAACACGTTCGTACACATAGTAATGTATACGTACTATCTGTTTACTGCCCTCGGACCGCAATTCCAGAAATACCTGTGGTGGAAGAAATATCTAACCGCCCTTCAGATG GTTCAATTCGTCCTGATTATGGTACACGCTTTCCAACTGCTGTTCATCGACTGCAACTACCCGAAAGCTTTCGTCTGGTGGATCGGAATGCACGCTGTGATGTTCTTCTTCCTGTTCAACGAGTTCTACCAGAACACATACAAAGTTCAAAAG AAGAGGGTCGCGGCCGCTGCCGCCAAGAAGCGAGAAGCTGAACTGCTTCTgctacaacaacagcagcagcaacagcagaatgGCCACGTTGCCAACGGTAGCGCCAACGGTACGCTCAGCAATGGCACCGGCAACAAGGCGGCCGACTACTACGTCCGTGGCGACCTTCCCGCCGAGATGGAACTGACACAACGGCCGGCGAACACGCACACGGCAGCCCAATAA
- the LOC121603760 gene encoding WD repeat-containing protein 37-like, whose protein sequence is MALDLLGRQKMPLDGSSSKQPAVASSSVSGGSTGANATGASGPAGSAGVSGVGGGSTGQGMSGAATGGSGGATVMGKQLTAKRSLKLGSLAEDIMPTSLGGGDEPFRARLHHLFSQIEKEFELLHAENMSLREKLEAVAGTPRDSTVGERLPLQDAFEVDGSVNKSFKSKLGSAGSKVKAGHKLRAQTSRIVSSFKAQSVVSSLVREFCGHKDGVWQVSTKAGQPIIGTASADHSACIWGIDTGRCLLQYQGHSGSVNSIKFHPTRDIVLTGSGDATAQIWQAAVNWEVPARKGHSSEEELEEEEEGPYEEKERIDVLRTPLCEFSGPGGHTAVVVAADWLPGGDQVITASWDRTAILWDVETREPLHPLCGHDHELTHASAHPSQRLVVTASRDSTFRLWDFRDPIPAVSVFQGHTENVTSTVFTRDDKVVSGSDDRSVKVWELRNMRSALTTIRTDSAVNRLAVSASGVIAIPHDNRHIRLFDLNGQRIARLPRTSRQGHRRMVSAVAWTEDISSNCNLFSSGFDRRVLGWGVCLPPKDN, encoded by the exons ATGGCTTTAGATTTGCTTGGTCGTCAGAAAATGCCCTTAGATGGTTCCTCGTCGAAGCAACCGGCGGTTGCTTCCTCCTCAGTTAGTGGAGGTTCGACCGGGGCTAATGCCACTGGAGCCAGTGGTCCAGCGGGTAGCGCTGGGGTTAGTGGTGTAGGAGGTGGTTCCACCGGACAGGGAATGTCTGGTGCGGCCACAGGTGGAAGCGGCGGGGCGACGGTCATGGGCAAACAGCTGACCGCAAAACGTTCGCTCAAGCTGGGCAGTTTGGCCGAGGACATAATGCCTACGTCATTGGGCGGTGGAGACGAACCGTTCCGTGCCAGACTGCATCATTTGTTTTCGCAGATCGAAAAAGAATTCGAATTACTGCATGCCGAAAATATGAGCT TGCGTGAAAAGTTGGAAGCTGTCGCAGGTACACCGCGTGACTCTACCGTCGGTGAAAGGCTTCCACTGCAGGACGCGTTCGAGGTGGATGGTTCGGTTAACAAGAGCTTCAAATCGAAGCTGGGCAGTGCCGGCAGCAAGGTGAAGGCCGGACACAAGCTTCGCGCACAGACGAGCCGTATCGTGTCCAGCTTCAAGGCACAGTCTGTCGTCAGCTCGCTCGTGCGTGAATTTTGTGGCCACAAGGACGGCGTTTGGCAGGTCAGCACGAAAGCTGGGCAGCCCATCATTGGTACAGCTTCGGCCGATCACAGTGCGTGCATTTGGGGCATCGATACCGGGCGTTGTCTGCTGCAATATCAAGGCCACAGTGGATCGGTCAACTCGATCAAGTTCCATCCGACGCGTGACATTGTCCTGACTGGCAGTGGCGACGCAACCGCCCAGATATGGCAAGCCGCCGTGAACTGGGAAGTGCCAGCCAGGAAAGGACATTCCTCCGAGGAGGAActggaagaggaagaggaaggaCCGTACGAAGAGAAGGAACGGATTGACGTGCTGCGAACACCGCTGTGTGAGTTTTCCGGACCAGGTGGACACACGGCGGTGGTAGTGGCGGCTGATTGGCTACCCGGTGGAGATCAAGTCATAACGGCCAGCTGGGATCGGACAGCGATTCTGTGGGACGTGGAGACACGGGAGCCGCTACATCCACTGTGTGGACATGATCACGAGCTGACCCACGCATCGGCACACCCGAGTCAGCGGCTAGTTGTGACAGCTTCGCGCGATTCCACCTTCCGATTGTGGGATTTCCGTGACCCCATTCCGGCGGTTTCAGTTTTTCAAGGACACACCGA GAACGTAACCTCGACAGTATTTACGCGAGATGATAAAGTTGTCTCCGGATCGGACGATCGCTCAGTGAAGGTATGGGAGCTGCGCAACATGCGTTCCGCACTAACGACCATCCGGACGGACTCGGCCGTCAATCGGTTGGCGGTGTCGGCCAGCGGCGTGATTGCCATCCCGCACGATAATCGCCATATTCGATTGTTCGATCTGAACGGACAACGTATTGCCCGGTTACCCCGAACAAGCCGCCAGGGTCATCGCCGCATGGTATCGGCCGTCGCCTGGACGGAGGATATCAGCTCGAACTGCAATCTCTTTTCGAGCGGCTTCGATCGTCGAGTGTTGGGCTGGGGCGTATGCTTGCCACCCAAAGATAATTGA